The proteins below are encoded in one region of Natranaerovirga hydrolytica:
- the murI gene encoding glutamate racemase: MDTRPIGVFDSGVGGLTVAKEIMSLLPNEKVIYFGDTARVPYGNKSQHTIIKFSQQIVRFLIEKDVKAIVIACNTANAYALEAMQEIFNIPIIGVAQPGAQMAIQATKNNKIGIIGTEGTIQSKIYSKLIQSMNTDAHVYGKACPLFVPLVEEGLLNDSVTYEIANRYLRTLKEKQVDTIVLGCTHYPLIKTLLQEIMGESVNLVDPAFETAKNLKALLINQNRINENNNDKYNHYFYVSDRAEKFEHLAKIILNHPMMPVEQINIEDY, from the coding sequence ATGGATACCAGACCGATTGGTGTATTTGATTCAGGTGTAGGTGGACTGACTGTTGCAAAAGAAATTATGTCCTTACTGCCCAATGAAAAAGTCATTTATTTTGGAGACACAGCAAGAGTACCTTATGGTAACAAATCTCAACATACAATTATAAAATTCTCGCAACAAATTGTACGGTTTTTAATAGAAAAAGACGTAAAAGCTATAGTCATTGCATGTAACACAGCCAATGCCTATGCACTAGAAGCGATGCAAGAAATTTTTAATATACCGATTATTGGCGTGGCACAACCAGGGGCTCAAATGGCAATACAAGCAACAAAAAACAATAAGATTGGTATTATTGGAACAGAAGGAACCATACAAAGTAAAATCTATTCAAAACTTATTCAATCAATGAATACAGATGCACACGTCTATGGTAAAGCCTGTCCTCTTTTTGTACCGTTAGTAGAGGAAGGCTTATTAAATGATAGCGTTACATATGAAATTGCCAATCGATATCTAAGAACATTAAAAGAAAAGCAAGTGGATACCATTGTACTAGGGTGTACCCACTACCCATTAATCAAAACCCTTTTACAAGAAATAATGGGAGAGTCTGTGAATTTAGTAGACCCAGCATTTGAAACAGCTAAGAATCTAAAAGCGTTGTTAATCAATCAAAATCGTATCAATGAAAATAATAACGATAAATACAATCATTATTTTTATGTAAGTGACCGTGCAGAAAAATTTGAGCATCTAGCAAAGATAATATTAAATCACCCGATGATGCCTGTTGAACAAATCAATATAGAAGATTATTAA
- a CDS encoding DUF1934 domain-containing protein, giving the protein MTKEVLLSIKGLQTDFVSKDSLEMITTGTYYHKNDKEYINYIDNDLNKEKETKTTIKISEDKVDLIRFGGVTTHMIFEVGKNHMTHYNTPLGALLIGIKTKDIQVSKADTHLSLKIKYTIDINNNFISENTFELHAQNQQDSKVKL; this is encoded by the coding sequence ATGACAAAAGAAGTATTACTATCTATAAAAGGGCTACAAACAGATTTTGTATCAAAAGATTCCTTGGAAATGATAACCACAGGAACCTATTATCATAAAAATGACAAAGAGTATATCAATTATATAGATAATGATTTGAATAAAGAAAAAGAAACCAAAACCACTATAAAGATATCGGAAGATAAAGTAGACTTGATTCGCTTTGGTGGCGTAACAACTCATATGATTTTTGAAGTAGGTAAGAATCATATGACCCATTACAATACACCTTTAGGTGCGCTTTTAATTGGCATTAAAACAAAAGATATACAAGTTTCAAAAGCAGATACGCATCTCAGTTTAAAAATAAAATATACCATAGATATTAATAACAACTTTATCAGTGAGAATACTTTTGAATTACATGCACAAAACCAACAAGATTCAAAAGTAAAATTATAA
- a CDS encoding HD domain-containing protein: protein MKRVNKILNNHSYNLYMDKINKAETHRIFCLHNLEHLLDVARIAYILTLERDVPLDKEIIYASALLHDIGRWQQYLDESDHALVSAELAIDILKACDFNQQEIQLIIQAIKKHREGNDLSTDLDFILYEADKQSRLCINCKSSHQCMKKEDIKNQSIEY from the coding sequence ATGAAAAGAGTTAATAAAATACTAAACAATCATAGTTATAATCTTTATATGGACAAAATTAATAAAGCCGAAACCCATAGGATTTTTTGCTTACATAATTTAGAACATTTATTAGATGTGGCAAGAATAGCATATATACTTACTTTAGAGCGTGATGTTCCATTAGACAAGGAGATTATATATGCCAGTGCTTTACTACATGATATTGGGAGATGGCAACAGTACTTAGATGAATCAGACCATGCTTTAGTCAGTGCAGAGTTAGCCATAGACATTCTAAAAGCATGTGATTTTAATCAGCAAGAGATTCAATTAATTATTCAAGCCATTAAAAAACATAGAGAAGGCAATGATTTAAGTACGGACTTAGATTTTATACTGTATGAAGCAGATAAACAATCAAGATTATGTATAAATTGTAAAAGCAGTCATCAATGTATGAAAAAAGAGGATATAAAAAATCAAAGCATAGAATACTAA
- a CDS encoding anthranilate synthase component II, which translates to MIDNYDSFTYNLKQYLTALQEEVLVYRNDAISIEEIEAIHPDHIVISPGPCTPNEAGISLEVIHAFKGKIPILGICLGHQTIGQAFGGKVIQAKEPVHGKVHKITHNHQGTFKGLKNPLQVTRYHSLLLERESLPECFEITATTMEGEIMAMVHKSYPIESYQFHPEAILTEQGLELLNNFIRTYSKKSR; encoded by the coding sequence ATGATAGACAATTATGATTCATTTACCTATAACTTAAAGCAATATCTAACGGCTTTGCAAGAAGAGGTCTTGGTTTATCGAAACGATGCCATCAGCATTGAAGAAATAGAAGCCATTCACCCAGATCATATTGTTATTTCTCCTGGTCCTTGTACACCTAATGAAGCAGGTATTTCTTTAGAAGTAATCCATGCTTTCAAAGGAAAGATTCCAATACTTGGCATTTGTCTTGGGCACCAAACCATTGGACAAGCCTTTGGTGGAAAAGTGATACAAGCCAAAGAACCTGTACATGGCAAAGTCCATAAAATTACCCATAATCATCAAGGCACATTCAAAGGATTAAAAAATCCCCTTCAAGTCACACGGTACCATTCCTTATTATTAGAGAGGGAAAGCTTACCAGAATGTTTTGAAATAACAGCTACAACAATGGAAGGGGAAATAATGGCAATGGTACACAAAAGCTATCCCATAGAAAGTTATCAATTCCATCCAGAAGCCATTTTAACAGAACAAGGTTTAGAATTACTGAATAACTTTATTAGGACCTATAGCAAAAAAAGCAGGTGA
- the pabB gene encoding aminodeoxychorismate synthase component I, whose amino-acid sequence MYIKEVHTTLNIIELYSLFQDKLYSFILDSSLNDNKLGQYSFIGFDPHLIIKSKKDKITLIQNEKERIYYGDPFEKLRELLNQYQEEYKTDLPFIGGFVGYLSYDLCHYIEKLPQTAIDDVNIPDMFFGLYDGIIIIDHVNEKKYIAALGIKDDEKVIIKAIEDHIKNKELAEKSISQKPSKSEINLKSNIEKEAYIKKVKKVKDYIKAGDIYQANLTQRFECTLPKSPYELYKDLRSINPSPFSSFIDFGEGYIVSSSPERFIQIKGNYIETRPIKGTRPRGNNQEEDIKNKEELINSEKDKAELLMIVDLERNDIGKIAKTGTVKVPDLFHLETYATVHHLVSTVVGEIKEEYDIIDCIKATFPGGSITGAPKIRAMEIIDELEPTQRNVYTGSIGYIGLNGDVDLNIVIRTIVCKDNKAYLQVGGAIVWDSDEDLEYEETLHKAKAMIKALEM is encoded by the coding sequence ATGTATATAAAAGAAGTGCATACAACATTAAATATCATAGAGCTATATAGTTTATTTCAAGATAAATTATATAGCTTTATCTTAGATAGTAGCTTAAATGATAATAAATTAGGACAATACTCATTTATAGGATTTGATCCTCATTTAATTATTAAAAGTAAAAAAGACAAAATAACCCTGATTCAAAATGAAAAAGAAAGAATCTATTATGGTGACCCGTTTGAAAAGTTAAGAGAACTCTTAAATCAATACCAAGAAGAGTATAAAACGGATTTACCATTTATAGGTGGTTTTGTAGGGTACTTATCTTATGACTTATGTCATTATATAGAAAAATTACCTCAAACAGCCATAGACGATGTCAATATACCCGATATGTTCTTTGGGTTATACGATGGTATCATTATTATAGACCATGTTAATGAAAAAAAATATATTGCCGCATTAGGTATAAAAGATGATGAAAAAGTCATTATAAAAGCCATAGAAGACCATATTAAAAATAAAGAATTAGCAGAAAAAAGTATCAGTCAAAAACCATCAAAAAGTGAAATTAATCTAAAATCTAATATAGAAAAAGAAGCATACATTAAAAAAGTAAAAAAGGTAAAAGATTATATTAAAGCAGGAGATATTTATCAAGCTAATTTAACCCAAAGATTTGAATGCACATTACCTAAATCACCCTATGAACTGTACAAAGACTTAAGAAGCATTAACCCATCTCCTTTTAGTAGTTTTATAGACTTTGGAGAAGGTTATATTGTTTCTAGCTCTCCAGAACGCTTTATACAAATTAAAGGCAATTATATAGAAACCCGACCTATAAAAGGAACAAGACCAAGAGGCAACAATCAAGAAGAAGATATCAAGAATAAAGAAGAATTAATTAACAGCGAAAAAGACAAAGCAGAGCTTTTAATGATTGTGGATTTAGAAAGAAATGATATTGGTAAGATTGCAAAAACAGGTACAGTTAAAGTGCCTGATTTGTTCCATTTAGAAACCTATGCAACGGTACATCATTTGGTATCTACAGTAGTTGGCGAAATCAAAGAAGAATATGATATAATAGATTGTATTAAAGCAACATTCCCAGGCGGCTCCATAACAGGTGCGCCTAAGATAAGAGCAATGGAAATCATAGATGAATTAGAACCCACTCAAAGAAACGTATACACCGGTTCCATTGGATACATTGGATTAAACGGTGATGTTGATCTAAACATTGTTATAAGAACCATTGTGTGTAAAGACAACAAAGCCTATTTACAAGTCGGTGGTGCTATTGTTTGGGATTCAGACGAAGATTTAGAATACGAGGAAACCCTTCATAAAGCAAAAGCGATGATTAAAGCATTGGAAATGTAG
- a CDS encoding aminotransferase class IV has product MYIHINGELIQQEKASIHPAAEGFAYGYGVFETIKYEDHKIYFMDEHLERLFQSCKTIHIPINYTKENIKQYAMVLVSKNQIHNGVLKINLTKNKDRSDLILTTRENTYTKTHYDKGFKLTFSKGKRNPYAITTSIKSNNYLENLLEKQRAGKKGYEEVIFENVHDYLAEGAISNIFFIKEGTLYTPACECGLLPGIIRAKVISLARELKLKTEIGEYTKKDLMEAEEIFITNSLLEIMPVSQVGDKALDVTKNPITKVLIKEFDTLKPQ; this is encoded by the coding sequence ATGTATATCCATATTAATGGTGAATTAATACAACAAGAAAAAGCCAGTATTCATCCAGCAGCAGAAGGTTTTGCATATGGATATGGTGTTTTTGAAACCATAAAATATGAAGACCATAAGATATATTTTATGGACGAACACTTAGAAAGATTATTTCAAAGTTGCAAAACCATTCATATTCCAATAAACTATACAAAAGAAAATATTAAACAGTATGCAATGGTATTGGTCTCAAAAAATCAAATCCATAACGGTGTGCTAAAAATAAATCTTACTAAAAATAAAGACAGAAGTGACCTAATCCTAACCACTAGGGAAAATACCTATACAAAGACTCATTATGATAAAGGATTCAAATTAACCTTTAGCAAAGGAAAAAGAAATCCCTATGCAATCACGACAAGTATTAAATCCAATAATTATCTAGAAAACTTATTGGAAAAACAAAGGGCAGGAAAAAAAGGTTATGAGGAAGTCATATTTGAAAATGTTCATGATTACTTAGCAGAAGGGGCTATCTCTAATATTTTTTTTATAAAAGAAGGTACCCTTTATACACCGGCATGTGAATGTGGTTTGTTACCAGGAATTATAAGAGCAAAAGTCATAAGCCTTGCTAGGGAGTTAAAGTTAAAAACAGAAATAGGCGAGTATACAAAAAAAGATTTAATGGAAGCAGAAGAAATCTTTATAACCAATTCCTTATTAGAAATCATGCCTGTATCACAGGTTGGAGATAAAGCTTTAGACGTTACTAAAAACCCAATTACAAAAGTGTTGATAAAAGAATTTGATACACTAAAACCCCAATAG
- the folE gene encoding GTP cyclohydrolase I FolE — protein MDKQKIENAVRDILEAIGEDPNREGLLDTPKRIAKMYEEIFSGLHTDPKEHLEIYFEEENHEELVLVKDIPFHSVCEHHLVPFYGKAHVGYIPKNGKLTGLSKLARVVDSVAKRPQLQERLTSTIADAIQEKLNPYGVIVVVEAEHMCMTMRGVKKPGSKTLTSAVRGVFQNDGKVRAEAISLINFER, from the coding sequence ATGGACAAACAAAAAATTGAAAATGCAGTAAGAGATATTTTAGAAGCAATTGGAGAAGATCCTAACAGAGAAGGGTTACTAGATACACCAAAAAGAATTGCAAAAATGTATGAAGAAATATTTAGTGGCTTGCATACAGATCCAAAAGAACATTTAGAAATTTACTTTGAAGAGGAAAATCACGAAGAATTGGTACTGGTAAAAGACATTCCTTTTCACTCTGTATGTGAACACCATTTGGTACCCTTTTATGGTAAAGCCCACGTTGGGTATATTCCTAAAAACGGCAAATTAACAGGATTATCCAAATTGGCTAGAGTAGTAGATTCAGTAGCCAAAAGACCTCAATTACAAGAACGCTTAACCTCTACTATTGCAGATGCCATACAAGAAAAATTAAATCCATACGGTGTCATTGTTGTGGTAGAGGCAGAGCATATGTGTATGACAATGAGAGGTGTAAAAAAACCAGGATCAAAAACGTTAACATCTGCTGTAAGAGGTGTGTTCCAAAATGATGGCAAAG